GTTGTTTTCAATACATCCTTAACGGGTTACCAGGAAATACTCACGGATCCTTCCTATAACGGTCAGATAATCGTAATGACCTACCCAGAGATAGGCAACTACGGAATCAACCCCGAGGATTTCGAATCAGAGAAACCTCACCTAAGCGGTTTCGTGGTAAAGGAATACTGGGATCACCCGAGCAACTGGAGATCGAAAGAGAGCCTAGACAGTTTCCTCTCAAGACATGGAATACCCGGCATACAGGGAATCGACACCAGGGAACTTACGAGGATCATACGAATCGGTGGAGCGATAAAGGGAATTATATCAACCGTCGAGACAAGCCCCGAGGCTCTTGCCGAGAAAGTCGACTCCTCGCCGGGAATAGTCGGACGTGACCTAGTAACGGAAGTAAGCTGCGCGCAGCCTTACGCATGGGACGAGGGAACGGGAAAGTGGCGCCACAGCAGGGACAAAAACTCCGAACCCTCCAGAAAATTCAAAGTCGCCGTCTACGACTTCGGAATAAAGAGAAACATACTCAGAGAGCTTCGCGATCTTGGATGTGAAACAACGGTTTTTCCGTCGAAAACGGACTCCAAGGACATACTGGCTTTTGACCCCGACGGGATTTTTCTCTCAAACGGACCCGGGGACCCGGCCGCGGTTAAATACGCTTCGAAGAATGTAAGAAAACTTATCGGGAAAAAACCCATTTTCGGGATCTGCCTCGGACACCAGATATTGGGTCTCGCGCTTGGAGGAAAGACCTTCAAGCTAAAATTCGGGCATCGCGGAGGAAACCAGCCGGTCAAGAACCTTGCGACAGGAAAAGTGGAGATAACTTCGCAGAATCACGGCTTCGCCGTGGACCCCGATTCGCTTAAAAGCAATGTCGCCGTCTCTCACATAAATCTGAACGACCAGACCGTCGAGGGACTGAAACACAAGGACTACCCCCTCTCCTGCGTCCAGTATCACCCCGAAGCCTCTCCGGGGCCGCATGACTCCTCTTATCTTTTCAGAAACTTCATCGAGATGATGGAAGATTTTTCAGCGTAAGTACTCAGGTTGCATAGTCGTTCAGGAGCCACAGATATCTAGCATTCCAAGATTCAATAGATCTATTGAAATTCACGATACGCTGGTCCGCAGAACTGCTCATCTAGTTTTCGTTCCCTAACGTATTACCTCATTTCTTCTCTTTCCAGATGTCTCTCAAGAAATTCTATCGTCCGCAAGGTAAGTTCCGCTTTCTCATCAAGTCCTTCAAGTCTTTCCTCTTTCATTTTTGCGTTGAGTAACTTGTACAGATGGGCATATATATCCGAAGGGGCCTTTATCTTCTGTTCCTGCATATTCTCTTCCTCCCTAGAACGATATGAGTTTAACCGACCGGATACTCTCATTACCCGCGTCACTTTGATGAGAACTAATCATCGCAGAAACGGTATCGGTTCACGTGTCCACTTAGGGGCATGCGGTCAATTTATCCACACACCTCTCTTTTAAGCAACCCTACATACTTGTCTGCAAGCCTTGTAGGTTCGGGAATCCTAAGACTGCGCGAGCACTCAAGGGCAACCACAATAGCGGTATAGAGATCAGTTCTGTTCCCAGTAGACACGAAAACCGGTTTAACGCCGTCTCTGGTTCTCAAAGCTGCGCCAATGACCTCACGGTCCCTGCCTCTTATTAACTCTCTTTCGCCCTTCTTAGGACCCGGTTCGCTGAAAGTCCCGTAAAGACATTTCTTTGCGACGCCTATCGCCGGAATATCGAGCAAAACTCCGACATGACAGGCAAGCCCGAAGCCCCTTGGATGAGCAAGTCCGTGTCCGTCTACCATAATCATGTCACAGTGCTCACGAAGCTTGTCGAAAGTCCTTATGACGCAAGGCGCCTCCCTGAAGCCCAGAAGCCCGGGAACATAGGGAAATACTTCATCCGAGACAGCCCATACCCTTTCGATCTCCTCCAGCTCAGGATAGGAAAAAAGAATCATTCCGCAGACAAGTTTTCTCTCCTTGACGCAGATAGCGATATCGGCGTCGGCAATCGTGCTAATAGGCTTCGGATCAGGAGTTTGTACAACCCTTCGGGAAAGCTCTTTCTGAATACGAAAAGCTTCTCTTACAGGAGTAGGTTTTGCGGAATAGAGTATTTCAAGGTCTTTTATCAAGTCGCCTTTACGGTGCATGGGAACAGAACACCCCGCTAAAGCCTACAGTGCTCACAAGCTTTGCCTATAGGCACTTGTCTGCTTGATTTTTCGCAATAGCTGCAACCATATTTGCCGTAGAACCAAAGCACCGGATCAAGCGCCGCGCTTGTTCCCGCAATCCGGTCCGGTCCCCCTATCTTGGCCTCGGCGACCGCTTCGCGGCAGACGCTCTGTATTATCGGTTTTGCTTCTCTAAGCTTAAGTACTTGCGTGTCCGTGATTCCCAGATTCTCCGCCGCGCGGCGAACCTGAACATCCACCGCTACGGGGACCTTTTCTATGCTCTTTATTTCAGCTCCGCCCGGATTCGCCATTATCCGAACCCACATGGCTCCTATCTTCGGACCGCGAAGAAGCGGAAATCTGGAGCGGCCCGTCTCGTCCCTGCTCCTAAGCGCTTTCAGCAATTCCAAAGAGTCTCCAAGGCCACTGTCTATTACGCGGCGGATCGGACTATCGCCTACAGCAAGACTGGCGGAGATAACGTGCCAAGCTTCTGAGTCCTGCGTGTGATACCTGCTTACCCTGCTCTTAGACAAACGTGATTTGAGGGTCTCCAGGGGAATTTTTACCACCTCGGCGGGCTCGAATAGTTCCGGGCATGACATGAAAAGTTCCGCTGCCGATTTCCAGAGACTGTCTGCCTCTCGCATACGGTCCATTGCGGAAACGAAAGTAAGAAACAGCCGCACGGTGCGCTCGGATTTGCCGGAATCACGCATCTCTTCAGCAAGTTTCACCTCCGGCATCTGTGACCACAGGTCATGGGGCTCTATACCTCTTTCGGACAGATCGAGGTGATTGCCGTAGAAGTCATCGGAAATCATTCTGACTACTTGTGCCGCGTTAGACATTTTTAGCTGAAGAACCAGTCTCTGTTGTTCTTACCGCACCGCTTTAAGTTGCGACCCGCAAAGGCTTTACGAGTTCTGACCCGTCTTCTTTACATGAAGCAATATACTCGTCAATCGAATGGCGAAACTCTTTTTGAATCCCTTCAAGGCCTGTCGCCTCAAAGGTAGCGATCGGATAACTGCCGCTGTTGACAACTCTTCCATGAAAACGCCCTACGGAATCATCAAATTCAACCGTCGCAACATAACCCTTGTATTCAATCATGATTTTCACTCCCGCGGTTTTTAAGAAAGCGATTACATTCGGTTAGAATACACGAAAACATGTTCGGCAAAAACTTCAGAAAGCAGAAAATCCAGACTCCGGAAGTCGAGATAAACACCGTCTGGGGAGGAAAGGGACAGCCCCTGCTTCTCCTGCACGGCTACCCGCAGACGCACGTTATGTGGCACGAGGTAGCGCGTACGCTCGCCTCGAATTTTCTGGTCGTATGCCCCGATCTACGGGGTTACGGAGACAGTTCCAAGCCTGCCGGCAAAGAAGATCACTCAAACTATTCAAAAAGGGCAATGGCCGCGGACATGGTATCGGTGATGGAAACCCTGGAGTTCTCCGAGTTCTACGTCGCGGGACACGATAGGGGAGGCAGGGTGCTTCACCGCATGTGTCTCGATCACCCTGAAAAAGTCCTAAAGGCCTGCGTCATGGACATCGCCCCCACCCACCATACGTTCACAACCGCCGACAAGCACTTCTCCACGGGTTACTATCACTGGTTTTTTCTTATCCAGCCCGACGGACTTCCTGAGAGAATGATAGGGGCTGACCCGGAATACTATCTTCTTGAGAAGCTCAGACGCTGGAGCGCCTCAGGTGCGGGATTTCATCCCGAGGCCGTAAAAGAGTATGTTCGCTGTTTCAGCGATCCGCGCGCAATCCATGCAAGCTGCGAAGACTACAGGGCCGCGGCCTCCATAGATATTGTCCATGATGAAGAAGATATGGACGCCAGGATAACGTGTCCACTTCTTGCCCTCTGGGGCGGAAAGGGGTTCATTCACAGAACCTATGACGTGCTTAGCGTATGGAGGGAAAAAGCGCTCAGCGTTTCGGGAAAACCGCTTGACTGCGGCCACTTTGTCCCGGAGGAAAAACCCCGGGAGACCTCCGCGGAACTGCTGTCATTTTTCAGGTAAGGGGTTTCAGCAAGGAGAAACCGTAAGGTTTTTGCTGAAAATTATTTACGGTTCAACCGTTCTACATCAAGCCCGCTTTGGTATTGATATGTCTCGTAAGGTTGTAATCATAACAATTCCCCATACCGTTTTGATATCTTAGACGCTTTACTTTCTCTTTTTTCTAAAATATAATTTCAATCGCTTACAACTGAAGAGGTCCCGCTACGTCGGGTCTCTGTGAATATAAAACCCGATTCCAGGGAAATAAGCAGAACGTCCAAATCTCTTTGGTTGTAAGCAAGGCCCGGCACCCACGTGTGTCGGAGATCAGCTTACTGGAGGTATTAATTCATGAGGAAACACCGCCTGATTTATGGATTTTCTGTTTTAGCCGTTGCAGTAGTATTGGGATTGTTCTATTACGGCACGAAGAACGATGCTAAACAATCTAATTCACACATTATTCCATCCGATTTGAATTCCACCCCCTCTCTTTCCAATAAAGTGTCGGAATCGGTGCAGAAGGATAAGCCTCAGGTTTCCATTAAAAATAAGTCTCTTAAGCAGCCGGAACATCGACCGGTTAAGCAAGAACCCCAGTTCCAGCCTGACACGGTTGATGGAAATCCAATAATCCTTACAAAAAAGAAAGTCGTGCTCGAAGACGGGAAAGAAATTATGGTCTTTGAAAATGTTCCTGATTCATGGAGGACAGAGACCGAAGTACATTTTGATAAGGGGGGCAAACCTCATGTTACACATCGCTAACAAATGGATTTTCACTCTATCCTTTTTCTTCATTATGGCCGTATTCCTCCCGGTTCAGGAGAGTGTGGCAACAACATTTAGAGCAATATACGCTGATGCTCCAGGTACAGGGTTTTATGATGAAACCCATATGACTGATCAGCTTGCCCAGGGCAATATTATCGGTACAACCGTCGGAGAAGTAAGAAGAAACGCATTCGAAGCTGCTCTTGATATTCTAGAAGAAAATATTTCAACTAACAACAATGAAGGAGTTGTAATACAGGCGTCGTTTGATGATTTAGGAGCGCCAAGCTCAAGAGGTATAGTTCTTGGTGGAGCTCTCCCAGCAGATCATGTTTTTTTAGGACTAGTTCCTGGGTTACCAGTTTGTTCAGCATCATCTTTTTTTCAAACACCACCACAGTGTTCGGTTCCTTTACTCAACGAGCCGGGGGTTGTGGGAGTGCCTTTAGCGCTTGCTGAACATATTACGGGACAAGGATTTAACGGAAATAATCCAGATATTCTAATAAAATTCAATGAAAGAGCTCCATTTTATTTTGGAACAGAAACCACGCCTTTTAATTACGTCAATTTTGTTCTAGTAGCAGCGCATGAACTATTCCATGGTCTGGGGTTTTACGATTCATTTCGAGAGGATGGTAGTTTTATTGCATTAACGGAACTGGGTGGCAGTCTGGTTCCTGTGTTTTCTTATTACGACATAAATCTATACTCAGAAAGTGAAGAAGACTTGCTTGTAAATCTTTCGCAGTCTGAAAGGCGGAACGCTATTACCTCAGTAGATGGTCTCTCATGGGATGGGACGCTAGGAGGCCTATTTGATACTAGTTGTGGACAGCTTATGGGCGAAGCTTTAATGGATTATTACCCATCTGCCGTAGATAAAGAAGGCCGACCTCAACTCTATGCGCCTAGACCTTACGAGCCAGGGAGTTCTATCTCACACTTTGTTCAAACTTCTAAAGACTTAATGAAGCCTTCAGTCGATGGTGTAGAGCATGCTGACTTCACGCTTGGGGTGCTTTTGGACATGTTGTGGGTTGTAGGAGATATTTCCCCTGACCGATTAGAAGTTCTTGAAGATTGCCTCACTAGTTCTGGAGGAGAAACAGAGCCAGAATCTACACCTGCTCCTGATACACCAGGGCAATCAAGTGGCGGGGGCAGTGGTGGTGGATGTACTATTGCGGAAACTCAAGCCATGTCGCAAAACACTATTTTAAACCTGCTTTTAATCCTGCTTACTATGGTTCCTTGCTTTCAACTATACAGGAGAGGAGGTTAAGGTTGTTACGAAAAACAAAAGCATCCTTTAAGTAAGAGGTGGTGATCAGCGCAAGCTTGTAAGGGATTAAATGTAGGCAAACATTTACCCGTCGGAGAAGTTGCGAAGGTAATTCAGTGAATGACAAGCAGCCGTGGCAAGTTAAACTGGATGATTCAATGAGAGTAATATCATATTCCGCTTTGGCGATGTCTACAACGTTGACTTGATTGACTACCGCTAGAAAGAGGCAGCAATATGACGATAAACAGTCCGCCGCATCCCGACCGCAGCATCAGGGAAAACTGCCTAGCCCCACTTGGGTTGAACGTTACCGAAGCGGCAAAAATTTTGGGTGTTGCTCGTCACACGCTTTCGCGCATACTGAACGGCCATGTGGCAATTTCACTGGAGATGGCTATCAGGCTTGAGAAGGCGGGATGGTCCAATGCCGAGTTCTGGCTACGTCGCCAGACCACTTACGACCTGGTGCAGGCACGCAAGGGCGAAGACCGGATCAATGTTGAGTTCTACCGGTCGCAGCGGACGGAGAAGGAATGAATACCGAACATGAGCACAGCAAAAAGCCCGTAGCAATACTTAGCCGGATATAGGTTCAGGTACCAAGAAAGCCAGTTGGTCTGTAAGCTGAGTTCTGTTAAATACAGTCATTCATGTCCTTGTAAAATATATCTCTGCAGACATGGGGACGGGGAGTTACAAATGCCGTTAGAAAAACCACTTGCATATTTCAGGAAGCACCAGGAAAAATTTGCCCGGGAGCACCATGGGAAATTCGTGGTTATCTATGAAGAAGATGTAGAGGGCTTCTACAAGAGCGAATTGGAAGCATACACAGTCGCAATAAAAAAACATCCGGACGGATTGTTTCTTCTTCGGCAATGCCTAAGGCTCGAAGAAGAAAACGTGGCTGTGTTCCACTCTAGGATTGCTGGCTAACTGTCTCCGGAAACGAATCATTCGTCATTCACCATCAAGTTTCCAGGTGCGGCTGCAGTACTTGAAAAAATACTTGCCTGACTTTCCAAATTCCGTCACGCCTATATATTGATTTTGTAAAAGAGATGGAGAAAGGGAAATCTTGACTCACAAGGAAGGATTGCAACAAATGAGATGGCCATGCACATCGTAAAAATTTTTAAGAGCGGCCGTAGCCAAGCTATCCGCATACCGAAAGATTTCGCCTATGAAGGCGTAAAGGAGCTGACCGTGCGGAAAATCGGCGAAAAACTGATCTTGGAACCAGTACGCAAGTCTTGGCTGACTCTGTATGACGAGATCGAGCCGTTAGGAACAGATGACAACTTTCTGGCTGATCGACCTGACTTGTTCGCCATTGACGAAAGCAGGGTGAAGTTTAAATCTGTTCGCATAAGCCGTAACAGATGATCGTTTCTGTTATAACCGGTGACTGCATATTACGACTGAATTCCGAGTGCGCGAGTTTCAAGTTAATTGACGCAGTAAAAACGTTTCTCGCAGTCATCACCAAAACGCTTTTCACACTCTCCAAGAATGTGAGAAGTGTATACTACGAATCCCCGTCGTTATTGAGATTGAGAAGTGGACCTCAGAAAAAACAGGTTGCAATCCTTATTCTTTAGTGTAGTTTTCTGAAACGAAATACGACCGGATATGTGGAATTAATATTCTAGGTGACACAGCCATGCAGACCACTGTATTAGATGTAGCCGAGTATATACTTCAGAAGAAAAAACCAATCCCTGCCATGAAATTGCAGAAGTTGGTCTATTACTGCCAAGCTTGGTCATTGGTATGGGAAGACAGGCCCATTTATAAAAACAGGATAGAAGCTTGGGCTCATGGTCCTGTAGTTGTCGACCTGTATTACGCCCACAGAGGTGAATATATGTTGGAAAGCGTCGGAGGCAATCCTTCAATTCTTTCCCAATCAGATATTGAGACCATTGATGCTGTTTTGGAATATTACGGCGAGAAATCTTCACAATGGCTGTCGGATCTCACCCATCAGGAACGCCCATGGCAAAAAGCTCGCAGGTCCCTGCCGAGAGGGCAGCGGGGAAGTGAGGAAATAACGCTGGCATCCATGGCGGAATATTACGGTTCTCTCTGATAGGTGGACATAGATGCATGGTCAAAAAACGCAACGGTCGAAAACGTCCGAAGAGAAAAGCGAATCCTGATCCCAAAAAATCCCCACAAATTCAAACCGGCGTTCAGGAGTCGTTTCAAGGGCACAAAATAAGATGGTCTTTTTCTATTCTGGATATGGGCGGTCCTTTCGGGTGGTCAAAATGTTCGGTCTCCGTTCTGAATGATGTGCTAAAGCCACGACTCAGCAATTTTGAAACTATGACTTGGGCAGAAATTGAATCCCACAGGCACCATTCTATTCCAACAGGAGATCTTTCAACACAGGCCCAAAAACGTCTTTCTGACAAGAAGCTAAGCGATGTGGATGAGGTTTTTTCCTTGGCAATAGGTAGCAAAGAGAGAATTATAGGGATTCGTGACCGTGACGTCTTTAAATTGCTTTGGTGGGATCCGAAGCATGAAGTCTGCCCATCAACGAAAAGACATACATAATCCTCAGGGCCGATGACTGACAGGCTGGTCGGAAGCCGGTTCTCTACAATAGATTTACAATCGCCCCTTCAACCACTTATCAAGAACGGCGTAGTTCTACAGGACTGTCCTGTCATCCCAATTCATATAGAGCGTACTGTCAGTTCCCCGTTCAAACGAGTTCTTTATAATTCTCCTACTTCGTATAAATTATCATCATGTCGAAAATGCTTTTCGTGATGGACCCGATCGAGTCCATAAACATAAACAAGGACACCACTTTCGTCATAATGCTCGAATGCCAGGCAAGAGGGCACGAAATTCGCTACTGCGAACTCAAGGATCTTTTCGTAAAGGACTCCGAGGCATGGGCGGATTCAACCAAGCTTCGTCTCGAGAGAAAGAGTGATTACTACTCAAAGGGATTAACGGGAACTTCTCCGCTTGATGACTTCGACATCGTATGGATGAGAAAAGATCCCCCCTTCAACATGGACTATATCTACTCGACCTACATACTAAACAGGGTTGACGAGTCCGAAACGCACGTGATAAACCACCCGGCCGGTATACGGGAATCTAACGAGAAGATGTACAGCCTTAATTTCGCCGACTACATCCCCCCTACTCTGGTTTCAAAAGACATAGAAAAACTGAAGGAATTTCTCTATGAGACCGGCAACGAGATTGTGGTAAAACCGCTTGACGGCTACGGCGGGGAGGGAATTTTTCTCGTAAGGGCCGATGACCCTAATCTCAACGTGATACTCGAGAGCATAACCGACTTCGGGCGGACCTACGTGATGGCCCAGAAATTCATAAAAGAGGTTTCGCAAGGAGACAAAAGGGTTATAATTCTAAACGGCCAGCCCATAGGAGCCGTGATGAGGGTAGCCGCAAAGGGAGAATTCAGAAGCAATTTCCACTCCGGAGGATATCCCGAGAAAACCACTCTTACGGAAAGGGACCTGGAAATATGCGACGGCCTCAGACAGAAACTCTTAGAGGACCGGCTCTATCTGGTCGGAATCGACATAGTCGGAGGGTATCTGACCGAAGTCAACACCACTAGCCCGACATGCGTTCAGGAAATAAACTTTTTCAGCGGGGTAAAGCTTGAATCGCAGATAGTCGATTTTGCTGAGAGTATTATCCGCGGGACTCCAGAGAGCCTTTAGAAAATTCCTAGGCGGGAAGCTAACGCAGGACTCTAACAATGAAAATATCCAAAGAAGATGTGCTTAACACGGCCGAGCTTGCAAGGCTCGAGTTTGATGACGAGACGCTTTCGAAGTTCACCCGTCAGCTCGGGGACATCCTCATCCATATAGATGAGCTTGCCGAGCTTGACACGAAAAACGTGGAGCCCACATCGCATGTGCTTGAACTCTCAACTCCTTTCCGAAAAGACGAGGTAAATCAGCTAATAACTGCTGAAGACGCCCTTAGCAACGCACCCAGCAAAGAAAACGATTTCTTCACGGTTCCAAAAGTCATAGAGGACCAGAGCTGACCCAATGTCCATTCCAAGAACCATAAAGGAAGCAGCCGCGTTAATAGAGAGAAAAGAGGCCTCCCCGGTGGAACTCGCCGAACTTTTTCTCGAGCGCATATCCTCCGAGGACGCAAAAATAAACTCTTACATCACCGTCTGGAAAGAAGCGGCCTTGGAGGCCGCCAGAGAGGCGGAAAAAGAGATATCCGAAGGAAACTATCTGGGACCTCTCCATGGGGTCCCGATAGCGCTTAAGGATATTTTCGTGACAAAGGACTCGCGTACCACCTGCGGCTCGAAAATGCTGCGGGATTTCATCGCTCCCTACAATTCCACCGTGGCCGAAAAACTCATGGCGAGCGGTTCCGTAGTACTCGGGAAAAACAACATGGACGAGTTCGCCATGGGATCTTCAAACGAAACATCTTACTTCGGACCGGTAAGAAACCCCTGGGACACCGACAGGGTTCCGGGAGGATCAAGCGGAGGAAGCGCCGCCGCCACAGCGGCAAATCTGTGCGTCGCGTCAGTCGGAACAGACACCGGGGGTTCCATAAGGCAGCCCGGCTCCCTCTGCGGAGTAGTGGGAATGAAACCCACCTACGGAAGGGTAAGCCGCTACGGCATGATTGCATTCGCTTCTTCCCTCGATCAGGCGGGACCGCTTGCGAAAACCGTTGAGGACGCAGCCATAATCCTCTCCTCCATAGCAGGCCATGACCCGATGGATTCAACATCCGTAAACCTTCCGACCGCTGATTACGCAAGCGCGCTCAATACGGACATAAAGGGGCTACGGGTCGGCATACCGAAGGAATACTTCATCTCGGGGATGGATCCCGAAGTGGAAGAATCCGTCCGCAAAGCTATCGCCGAACTTGAAACCATGGGAGCGGAAATTGTGGAGATTTCGCTTCCTCACTCCCGCTATACGGTCTCAACCTACTATATAATAGCCCCTTCGGAAGCAAGTTCGAACCTAGCAAGGTACGACGGAGTAAGATACACATACCGCTGTGAAAATGCGGAAACCCTGAGAGATCTGTTTTTCAGAAGCCGCTCGGAAGGGTTCGGAGACGAAGTGAAGAGAAGAATAATGCTTGGAACCTACGCCCTTTCCACAGGCTACTATGACGCCTATTACCTGAAAGCCCAGAAGGTAAGAACCCTTATAATAAGGGATTTTGACAGCGCCTGGGAAAAAGTTGACGTGATAGCGAGCGCCACTTCTCCTGAAACCGCTTTCAGAATAGGCGAAAAAGCAGACGATCCCCTTAAAATGTACCTATCCGACATATTTACCATTCCCTGCAACATAGCAGGACTCCCCGGAATATCAGTCCCCTGCGGATTCAGTTCAGAAAAGCTTCCGATAGGGCTTCAGATAATGGGAAAGCCATTCGACGAGCAGACAGTGCTCAACGTTGCGTACGCTTACGAGCAAAGCACGAAGTGGTACGAAAAAGAAGTGTCCCCTCTTGGATAATCGCAACCCAGGATACACCTCAGCCCAAAAACATGTTATCATCGAAATATGAAGCTTCTTTTCCCGGTACAGGAGGACGGGTTATGAGCAAAGAAAAAAAGTGTACCGTATGTGGCAAGCCTTCTCCCGATTTCATATGCGAGTCATGCAAGTCGAATATTCAGGCTGAGGCCGTGGGCAAGAAATCAAAGATGGAAAAGCAGGTGAAGGTAGGCGGTTCAATAGCCGATAAGCGTTCAAAAGAATAGTAGCTCTATTCTTCCCAGATTTCGAGGGCGATCCTG
The window above is part of the Candidatus Dadabacteria bacterium genome. Proteins encoded here:
- the carA gene encoding glutamine-hydrolyzing carbamoyl-phosphate synthase small subunit — encoded protein: MKKAYLALEGGKVFEGTSFGAQGEATGEVVFNTSLTGYQEILTDPSYNGQIIVMTYPEIGNYGINPEDFESEKPHLSGFVVKEYWDHPSNWRSKESLDSFLSRHGIPGIQGIDTRELTRIIRIGGAIKGIISTVETSPEALAEKVDSSPGIVGRDLVTEVSCAQPYAWDEGTGKWRHSRDKNSEPSRKFKVAVYDFGIKRNILRELRDLGCETTVFPSKTDSKDILAFDPDGIFLSNGPGDPAAVKYASKNVRKLIGKKPIFGICLGHQILGLALGGKTFKLKFGHRGGNQPVKNLATGKVEITSQNHGFAVDPDSLKSNVAVSHINLNDQTVEGLKHKDYPLSCVQYHPEASPGPHDSSYLFRNFIEMMEDFSA
- a CDS encoding endonuclease V, translated to MHRKGDLIKDLEILYSAKPTPVREAFRIQKELSRRVVQTPDPKPISTIADADIAICVKERKLVCGMILFSYPELEEIERVWAVSDEVFPYVPGLLGFREAPCVIRTFDKLREHCDMIMVDGHGLAHPRGFGLACHVGVLLDIPAIGVAKKCLYGTFSEPGPKKGERELIRGRDREVIGAALRTRDGVKPVFVSTGNRTDLYTAIVVALECSRSLRIPEPTRLADKYVGLLKREVCG
- a CDS encoding alpha/beta hydrolase, which produces MFGKNFRKQKIQTPEVEINTVWGGKGQPLLLLHGYPQTHVMWHEVARTLASNFLVVCPDLRGYGDSSKPAGKEDHSNYSKRAMAADMVSVMETLEFSEFYVAGHDRGGRVLHRMCLDHPEKVLKACVMDIAPTHHTFTTADKHFSTGYYHWFFLIQPDGLPERMIGADPEYYLLEKLRRWSASGAGFHPEAVKEYVRCFSDPRAIHASCEDYRAAASIDIVHDEEDMDARITCPLLALWGGKGFIHRTYDVLSVWREKALSVSGKPLDCGHFVPEEKPRETSAELLSFFR
- a CDS encoding HigA family addiction module antidote protein translates to MTINSPPHPDRSIRENCLAPLGLNVTEAAKILGVARHTLSRILNGHVAISLEMAIRLEKAGWSNAEFWLRRQTTYDLVQARKGEDRINVEFYRSQRTEKE
- a CDS encoding AbrB/MazE/SpoVT family DNA-binding domain-containing protein, which produces MHIVKIFKSGRSQAIRIPKDFAYEGVKELTVRKIGEKLILEPVRKSWLTLYDEIEPLGTDDNFLADRPDLFAIDESRVKFKSVRISRNR
- a CDS encoding DUF4065 domain-containing protein — translated: MQTTVLDVAEYILQKKKPIPAMKLQKLVYYCQAWSLVWEDRPIYKNRIEAWAHGPVVVDLYYAHRGEYMLESVGGNPSILSQSDIETIDAVLEYYGEKSSQWLSDLTHQERPWQKARRSLPRGQRGSEEITLASMAEYYGSL
- the gshB gene encoding glutathione synthase, whose protein sequence is MSKMLFVMDPIESININKDTTFVIMLECQARGHEIRYCELKDLFVKDSEAWADSTKLRLERKSDYYSKGLTGTSPLDDFDIVWMRKDPPFNMDYIYSTYILNRVDESETHVINHPAGIRESNEKMYSLNFADYIPPTLVSKDIEKLKEFLYETGNEIVVKPLDGYGGEGIFLVRADDPNLNVILESITDFGRTYVMAQKFIKEVSQGDKRVIILNGQPIGAVMRVAAKGEFRSNFHSGGYPEKTTLTERDLEICDGLRQKLLEDRLYLVGIDIVGGYLTEVNTTSPTCVQEINFFSGVKLESQIVDFAESIIRGTPESL
- the gatC gene encoding Asp-tRNA(Asn)/Glu-tRNA(Gln) amidotransferase subunit GatC — its product is MKISKEDVLNTAELARLEFDDETLSKFTRQLGDILIHIDELAELDTKNVEPTSHVLELSTPFRKDEVNQLITAEDALSNAPSKENDFFTVPKVIEDQS
- the gatA gene encoding Asp-tRNA(Asn)/Glu-tRNA(Gln) amidotransferase subunit GatA, which codes for MSIPRTIKEAAALIERKEASPVELAELFLERISSEDAKINSYITVWKEAALEAAREAEKEISEGNYLGPLHGVPIALKDIFVTKDSRTTCGSKMLRDFIAPYNSTVAEKLMASGSVVLGKNNMDEFAMGSSNETSYFGPVRNPWDTDRVPGGSSGGSAAATAANLCVASVGTDTGGSIRQPGSLCGVVGMKPTYGRVSRYGMIAFASSLDQAGPLAKTVEDAAIILSSIAGHDPMDSTSVNLPTADYASALNTDIKGLRVGIPKEYFISGMDPEVEESVRKAIAELETMGAEIVEISLPHSRYTVSTYYIIAPSEASSNLARYDGVRYTYRCENAETLRDLFFRSRSEGFGDEVKRRIMLGTYALSTGYYDAYYLKAQKVRTLIIRDFDSAWEKVDVIASATSPETAFRIGEKADDPLKMYLSDIFTIPCNIAGLPGISVPCGFSSEKLPIGLQIMGKPFDEQTVLNVAYAYEQSTKWYEKEVSPLG